The sequence CCAAGCGACTACAGCACCGGGAGACTATGACTTATTCATTGACGGGGTGGAGGTCCAGACGGTGACTATCGAAACTGAGAATAAGCCGGACCAACCGACAAACCCCGGTGCAAACAACCCCACTGATGTGACCTTTGAGAAAACCCAATATGGGACATACCAGGTGAAGTGGAAGGGTAATGCGAAAGCAGCAGTCGAGCTAAAGCAGAGCGGAGTAACAGCATACAAAGCTAACGGCTCACTGAACAAAGCAGTATTCCAAGCGACTACAGCACCGGGAGACTATGACTTATTCATTGACGGGGTGGAGGTCCAGACGGTGACTATCGAATAAACTAAATTGCCTTATGATATAGAAAGAGGCCCAATGCGGGGCCTCTTTCTATATCTATTAGTAACACTGCACTAAGAACGGAAGATAAAAGAAGGTAGGCGGTTATATTGTTAGAAATTCACACACAACCAATTGTTAATGTTTTTACTGGGCAAAAGATATTGGAAGAGTGCCTAAGTCGCCCTGGCTGCTCAATAAAAGATTACTTTACCACCAAAGATCGTAATACCTTAATTCGTAGGGAACTACATGCAATTTTACAGGCGGTCGAGGAAATTGGTGGGGAAACCCCCTGCAATATTAATGTAACTCTATATACACTGCCATTTGTTAGCCGTCTGCCTTTCATTAACTGGCGCGGTGGTATTGAAATAGTGGAATGGGAAAAAAGTATTGCTCCATACTTTAAACAGGCTCGAATAGCCATCCGCGATTTACAGGCTAAAGGGCTTATGGTCTGGGCTGATGATGTAAGCCACGAAGACATCTCTATGTGGCTACAAACCGGGGTAAACGGATAT comes from Desulfitobacterium chlororespirans DSM 11544 and encodes:
- a CDS encoding EAL domain-containing protein, yielding MLEIHTQPIVNVFTGQKILEECLSRPGCSIKDYFTTKDRNTLIRRELHAILQAVEEIGGETPCNINVTLYTLPFVSRLPFINWRGGIEIVEWEKSIAPYFKQARIAIRDLQAKGLMVWADDVSHEDISMWLQTGVNGYKVELLEIQSNPDFLKALQEIKKPIVVERVETEEDHLWVLEHGITLAQGYYYGRPERLVDNTPRLSVADGG